One Panicum virgatum strain AP13 chromosome 3N, P.virgatum_v5, whole genome shotgun sequence DNA segment encodes these proteins:
- the LOC120667902 gene encoding NDR1/HIN1-like protein 10 codes for MPSERSIVSTALSAALGQVWECIEFWTPLTSVIIILWLLYRPDHFYPTVDSAVLATLNLTTDEPPNLQYDLAVNVSFRNSHSRLSIRYLDISATAFCGSGTKLGPADDALPTPFRQGPKNTTVLHPAFRGMVAVDSMVTAWLKKELEAGMVHVNLRLSLTIKYRVMWPFIEIFFYKYDCWLRFPPPGLAAPAIFDAGTRCWVVS; via the exons ATGCCATCGGAAAGGTCGATCGTGAGCACGGCCCTCTCCGCTGCCCTCGGTCAAGTGTGGGAGTGCATCGAGTTCTGGACGCCGCTCACTTCAGTGATCATCATCCTCTGGCTTCTCTACCGCCCCGACCACTTCTACCCTACCGTCGATTCTGCCGTCCTCGCCACCCTCAACCTCACCACAGATGAGCCACCGAATCTCCAGTACGACCTGGCCGTGAACGTCAGCTTCCGCAACTCTCACAGCCGCCTCAGCATCCGGTATCTTGACATTAGCGCCACCGCCTTCTGCGGTAGCGGTACCAAGCTTGGCCCAGCCGACGATGCACTTCCAACGCCCTTTCGCCAGGGCCCCAAGAACACAACC GTGCTGCACCCAGCATTCCGGGGCATGGTGGCTGTGGATTCCATGGTGACGGCATGGCTGAAGAAGGAGCTCGAAGCAGGGATGGTGCATGTGAACCTGAGATTGTCACTGACAATCAAGTACAGGGTGATGTGGCCCTTCATTGAGATCTTCTTCTACAAGTACGATTGCTGGCTACGGTTCCCGCCGCCAGGCCTCGCGGCGCCAGCCATCTTTGATGCGGGCACGCGGTGCTGGGTCGTCAGCTAA
- the LOC120666222 gene encoding NDR1/HIN1-like protein 10 produces MPSERSIVSTALSAALGQVWECIEFWTPLTSVIIILWLLYRPDHFYPTVDSAVLATLNLTTDEPPNLQYDLAVNVSFRNSHSRLSIRYLDISATAFCGSGTKLGPADDALPTPFRQGPKNTTVLHPAFRGMVAVDSMVTAWLKKELEAVMVHVNLRLSLTIKYRVMWPFIEIFFYKYDCWLWFPPPGLAAPAIFDAGTRCWVVN; encoded by the exons ATGCCGTCGGAAAGGTCGATCGTGAGCACGGCCCTCTCCGCTGCCCTCGGTCAAGTGTGGGAGTGCATCGAGTTCTGGACGCCGCTCACTTCAGTGATCATCATCCTCTGGCTTCTCTACCGCCCCGACCACTTCTACCCTACCGTCGATTCTGCCGTCCTCGCCACCCTCAACCTCACCACAGATGAGCCACCGAATCTCCAGTACGACCTGGCCGTGAACGTCAGCTTCCGCAACTCTCACAGCCGCCTCAGCATCCGGTATCTTGACATTAGCGCCACCGCCTTCTGCGGTAGCGGTACCAAGCTTGGCCCAGCCGACGATGCACTTCCAACGCCCTTTCGCCAGGGCCCCAAGAACACAACC GTGCTGCACCCAGCATTCCGGGGCATGGTGGCTGTGGATTCCATGGTGACGGCGTGGCTGAAGAAGGAGCTCGAAGCAGTGATGGTGCATGTGAACCTGAGATTGTCACTGACAATCAAGTACAGGGTGATGTGGCCCTTCATTGAGATCTTCTTCTACAAGTACGATTGCTGGCTATGGTTCCCGCCGCCAGGCCTCGCGGCGCCAGCCATCTTTGATGCGGGCACGCGGTGCTGGGTCGTCAACTAA